Within the Cupriavidus malaysiensis genome, the region ACCGCCTGCAGGTCGATCTCATAGGCGCCATGGCGCTTGGCCGCCGTGCCGGCGACGGTGGTGCCAGCGGTGGTGCCGGCGGTGGCGCCATAGCGGCGCGCCAGGGCCTCGATACGGGCCAGCAGCACCGCCGGCCGCACCGGCTTGACGAGGTAGTCGTCGGCGCCGGACCTGAGCGCGCTGACGGTGGTCTGCTCGTCCTCGCGCGCGGTCAGCACGATGATGGGCAGCTCCCAGCCGAGCTGCTCGCGCGCCCAATGGATGATGTGGCCGCCGTCGGTGTCGGGCAGCATCCAGTCGATCAGCAGCAGCTCGCAGCCGCGTCCCACCTGCGCCATGAAACCCGCGCCGTCGCCGAAGCCCTGCGCCACATGGCCGCCGCCCTCCAGCCAGGCCAGGATCACATCGCGCTGGTCCGGATCGTCTTCCAATACCGCGATCTGCATTGCCCCTCCCTTTCATCGCCCAGGCCCTCCCGCCACCGGCTGGCGGGGCCGGATTCTACCTGTTGCGCGCGCACAACCCGGCGCCACGCGGCCGGCCCGGGCGCGCCAGGGCCCACCCTCCCACCATAGCAGCCGGGCGCCTGCGAGCGCACCCCTCGCTTGATGGATATCAATCCGCGGCGTGACGGCGGCGTCTACAGTAGGAAGTGACTGTCCCGAGGCGCCGGCCGCGATTGCCTGCACCTGGCCGCGAACGGCGCCGCCGGGACCCGACCGCATCGCCGCAACGCCGAACAGTTGGAAACGCGCCCCCTCCCACCCCAGACCGCCCGGACCGCCCAGGCTGCCGGCCCGCCCGGCAGCGCGCGGGTGCGCGCCATCCGTGGCGCGGTGCTCGACATCGACTGCGCCGGCCAGCCGCTGCCCGCTCTCTGCGACGTGCTGGCGGTAGCGCTGGACGGAGGCGGCGAGGTGCTGGCGGAGGTACAGGCCCACCTGGACCGCGGCAGCGTGCGCGCCATCGCGCTGCAGTCGACCAGCGGCATGCGGCGCGGCGCGGCCGTGCGCCTGGGCGGCGGACCGCTGCGGGTGCCGGTGGGCCAAGCCGTGCTCGGGCGCCTGCTCGACGTCACCGGCACGCCGCGCGACGGCGGGCCGGCACTGCCCGCCGGCACGCCGCTGCGCCCGCTGCACCGCGCCGCGCCGCCGCTGGCGGCGCAGGCGCCGGGCACCGAGATCTTCCGCACCGGCGTCAAGATCCTCGACCTGCTGACACCGATCGCCCAGGGTGGCAAGGCCGCCATGTTCGGCGGCGCCGGCGTCGGCAAGACCGTGCTGGTGATGGAACTGATCCATGCCATGGCTGAGCGCTACCAGGGTATTTCGGTCTTCGCCGGGGTCGGCGAACGCTCGCGCGAGGGCCACGAGATGCTGCTCGACATGCGCGGCTCGGGCGTGCTCGGCCGCACCGTGCTGGTCTACGGCCAGATGAACGAGCCGCCCGGCGCGCGCTGGCGCGTGCCGCTGACCGCCGTGGCCGCCGCCGAGTTCTTCCGCGACGAGCGCCGCCAGGACGTGCTCTTGCTGATGGACAATGTGTTCCGCTTCGTGCAGGCCGGCGCCGAGGTCTCCGGGCTGCTCGGGCGCCTGCCCTCGCGCGTCGGCTACCAGCCCACGCTGGCCAGCGAGGTGGCGGCGCTGCACGAGCGCATCACCGCCACGCGCGACGCCGCCATCACGGCGATCGAGGCGGTCTACGTGCCGGCCGACGACTTCACCGATCCCGCCGTCACCGCCATCGGCAGCCACGTCGACAGCATGATCGTGCTGTCGCGCGCGATGGCGGCCGAGGGCATGTACCCGGCGGTCGATCCGATCGCCTCGTCCTCGGTACTGCTCGATCCGCTGCTGCTGGGCGACGACCACGTGGC harbors:
- the atpD gene encoding F0F1 ATP synthase subunit beta, yielding METRPLPPQTARTAQAAGPPGSARVRAIRGAVLDIDCAGQPLPALCDVLAVALDGGGEVLAEVQAHLDRGSVRAIALQSTSGMRRGAAVRLGGGPLRVPVGQAVLGRLLDVTGTPRDGGPALPAGTPLRPLHRAAPPLAAQAPGTEIFRTGVKILDLLTPIAQGGKAAMFGGAGVGKTVLVMELIHAMAERYQGISVFAGVGERSREGHEMLLDMRGSGVLGRTVLVYGQMNEPPGARWRVPLTAVAAAEFFRDERRQDVLLLMDNVFRFVQAGAEVSGLLGRLPSRVGYQPTLASEVAALHERITATRDAAITAIEAVYVPADDFTDPAVTAIGSHVDSMIVLSRAMAAEGMYPAVDPIASSSVLLDPLLLGDDHVATANAVRQAIEHYRELQDVIALLGVEELGAQDRRVVARARRLQRFLTQPFTVTENFTGVAGRSVAVADTLAGCRAILDGECDDWQEQSLYMIGTLDEAREREQQARQGGTP
- a CDS encoding response regulator transcription factor encodes the protein MQIAVLEDDPDQRDVILAWLEGGGHVAQGFGDGAGFMAQVGRGCELLLIDWMLPDTDGGHIIHWAREQLGWELPIIVLTAREDEQTTVSALRSGADDYLVKPVRPAVLLARIEALARRYGATAGTTAGTTVAGTAAKRHGAYEIDLQAVRIALDGQAVELTQKEFDLAVYLFDSPGKLLSRDHLLNRIWGLNADVDTRTVDTHVSRLRKKLKLDGSKGWRVAPVYGYGYRFEQEAAAVRH